The Calditerricola satsumensis region CCCAGGCGGTACACGTCGATGTGGAACAGGGGAAGGCGCCCGCCGTGGTATTCCTTGATCAACGTGAACGTCGGGCTGTTCACCGGTGCGGGAATGCCCAGTCCCGCGGCCAGGCCCTGCACAAAGGTCGTCTTGCCCGCACCCAGGTCTCCTTCGAGCACGATGACGTCGCCCGGCGCGGCAACCCGCCCGAGGGCGGCGGCAAGGCGGCGCGTCTCCTCGGCCCCGTTCGTTTCGACCACCCACGCCGCCCCTTCATCGCGCGCGTTCGATTCCTTCGTCGACAAAGTGGTTGTACCCTCCTTTCGGCAGCGGGCGCTCCCGCCCGTCCTCGACCAGGACCACGCCGGGTGGGCCCGCGACAACCTCGCCCACGGCAACCAGCGCCACACCCTCCGCCCGAGCCGCGCGCGCCAACGCCGGCCATACGCCGGCAGATACGGCGCCGACCAGCTCGTAGTCCTCCCCGCCAAAGAGCATCCAATCCAGCGGCGAGGCGTCGGCCTCCCGGCAGTACGCCGCCAGCTCCGGATGGACCGGCAGGCGATCGGCGTACAGGCGAACGGTCACGCCGCTGGCCTCGGC contains the following coding sequences:
- the tsaE gene encoding tRNA (adenosine(37)-N6)-threonylcarbamoyltransferase complex ATPase subunit type 1 TsaE yields the protein MVETNGAEETRRLAAALGRVAAPGDVIVLEGDLGAGKTTFVQGLAAGLGIPAPVNSPTFTLIKEYHGGRLPLFHIDVYRLGEGAEDLGFDEVFDAGGVAAIEWGHYAADYLPDEYLEIRLAKGEGDRRAVRVFPRGEAMRRRVEEWRAAWSS